The following coding sequences lie in one Candidatus Eremiobacterota bacterium genomic window:
- a CDS encoding sulfite exporter TauE/SafE family protein: protein MIVPDILRIGLAVVTGVIVNGLVRAMPRHRPGWPRPVETAIGFVANFFDTLGIGSFATTTSMFKLWRLVPDERIPGTLNVGHTLPTIVEAAIYITIISVAPLTLVSLIFAAVAGAWLGAGVVSRLPRRSVQIGMGVALLAAAALFVLSNLRGSYFGLTGDALGLTGVQLIVGVVVSFGLGALMTIGIGFYAPCMILVSLLGMDPKAAFPIMMGACAFLMPIASTRFIRYGAFSMRAALGLALGGIPGVLIAAYIVKALPLGAVRWLVVVVVLYTSIAMLRSATRPAALETPGEELAPVP, encoded by the coding sequence ATGATCGTCCCGGATATTCTGCGCATTGGCCTCGCCGTCGTAACGGGTGTTATCGTCAACGGACTCGTCCGGGCCATGCCGCGGCATCGTCCCGGATGGCCGAGGCCGGTCGAGACCGCGATTGGTTTCGTAGCGAATTTTTTCGACACGCTAGGCATAGGCTCGTTCGCGACGACGACCTCCATGTTCAAGCTCTGGCGGCTGGTGCCCGACGAGCGCATTCCCGGCACGCTCAACGTCGGGCACACGCTGCCGACGATCGTCGAAGCAGCGATCTATATCACGATCATCAGCGTCGCTCCATTGACCTTGGTCTCGCTCATCTTTGCCGCCGTTGCCGGCGCTTGGCTGGGTGCTGGGGTGGTCTCCAGATTACCGCGTCGTTCGGTTCAGATCGGGATGGGTGTCGCGTTGCTTGCCGCCGCTGCGCTCTTCGTGCTGAGTAACCTGCGCGGAAGCTATTTTGGATTGACCGGCGACGCGCTCGGCCTGACCGGTGTACAATTGATCGTCGGAGTCGTGGTCAGCTTCGGTTTGGGCGCCCTGATGACGATCGGGATCGGTTTTTACGCGCCGTGCATGATTCTGGTCAGTTTGCTGGGGATGGACCCAAAAGCCGCATTTCCAATCATGATGGGCGCGTGCGCGTTTCTGATGCCGATTGCGAGCACGCGCTTCATTCGCTACGGTGCGTTCTCCATGCGCGCGGCTCTTGGGTTGGCGCTCGGCGGTATTCCCGGTGTCCTGATCGCCGCCTATATTGTGAAAGCGCTGCCCTTAGGTGCGGTGCGCTGGCTGGTCGTCGTTGTGGTGCTCTACACTTCGATCGCGATGCTCCGTTCGGCGACGCGGCCCGCCGCGCTCGAAACGCCCGGCGAGGAGTTGGCGCCGGTTCCTTAG